In the genome of Desulfovibrio desulfuricans, one region contains:
- a CDS encoding EAL domain-containing protein has product MPEAHPHIRSQTSTNYPVWLRTYRPLWIIAIIDLLVLGIIVFALTVSRQRDFEKIAATLENVSSSMDQILSWRFEKIHFALLSTIDEVERLTRTGNATWESFDSLGLSLDERVPETLGYVIANNKGNVIYASPRALTGEISVANDEHFRHMRDSLTTGLVISRPFYGHSWPHPIVVLSMPYAQPDGSFGGIVACAVSINMFSSVMQAAEIVGPTAMATLWDKKPGLITQHPEGLFVLDAKPSAPLRKLIMQDAAPTIYHHNRVDFNNKNRIAFFRKLSQWPLYLSIGVYEQDILGKWRQNLFSIGILGLVCLVISLWSGLAYTRHVNAIEKNEKRYKGLFDNMQAGLALFEPVFSPSGAISDFKYVEINNAYCKIFKVTPEDVLEKTLLFRIANKTSKAGLWVNPLIATVETGEPRHFDFFLEGNNLWIDIVAYRPEAGKVAILCTDVSESRFAQERASRVSQMYAALSRCNQAIVRCKAREALFSEICRAAVEAGGLKGAWIGLVEKSTGNVRPVASFGLDAVDLQRLRVSMHESDPFGAGPTGCAIRDNEAIWSDNSTADPRLVPWWQLIQKTGFLSVGALPLRQRGEVLGNMTLYSTEVGAFDPEARELLAEMATNVSFALDNFAWEEERQRNEAIINELAFYDQLTGLANRPLLADRIRLAVAAGLQNHQYSALLFIDLDSFKTINDTLGHDHGDSLLKQVGKRLLTLVQPEDTVARFGGDEFVLLLQAISSRRDKAVERAGLASRKILSAVRDPIIIEGITCNCTASIGVTLFGVDAITPDELLKQADLAMYQAKDAGRNTVRFFDPHVQRVVLERIALERELEDAIGLEQFVLHYQPQINADNRVIGAEALIRWQHPVRGLMSPAEFIPLAEENGMIVRIGNWVLRQACAQLAIWADLPEFAGLSVAVNVSVRQFRESGFVRDVTAAVRQSGIDPSLLKLEITESQLALNMQEIISTMVELGNLGIRFSLDDFGKGYSSMTYLKMLPLEQLKIDGSFIRDLLTDSNDAAIAATIIALSQSLGFSAVAECVENSAQQNALLRMGCTLFQGYLFSKPLAVQDFERYVDAAAKAASTLQQA; this is encoded by the coding sequence ATGCCAGAGGCCCATCCACACATTCGTTCGCAAACTTCAACAAATTATCCAGTCTGGCTGCGCACATACAGGCCGTTGTGGATTATTGCCATAATTGACCTGCTTGTGCTGGGCATTATTGTGTTTGCCCTTACGGTGAGCAGACAGCGTGATTTTGAAAAAATCGCCGCAACACTCGAAAATGTTTCCAGTTCCATGGATCAAATACTTTCGTGGCGGTTTGAAAAAATTCACTTTGCGCTGCTCTCCACCATCGACGAGGTGGAGCGTCTGACCAGAACCGGCAATGCAACCTGGGAAAGCTTTGACAGTCTTGGTCTAAGCCTGGACGAAAGGGTGCCGGAAACGCTTGGTTATGTGATTGCCAACAACAAGGGCAATGTCATTTATGCCTCGCCCCGTGCTCTGACCGGCGAAATATCCGTCGCCAACGACGAGCATTTTCGCCACATGCGAGACAGCCTCACGACCGGGCTTGTTATCTCCAGGCCTTTTTACGGTCATTCGTGGCCACACCCCATTGTGGTGCTGTCCATGCCGTATGCGCAGCCTGACGGTTCGTTTGGCGGTATTGTGGCCTGCGCTGTTTCCATCAACATGTTTTCTTCTGTCATGCAGGCTGCCGAAATCGTCGGCCCCACCGCCATGGCAACGCTGTGGGATAAAAAGCCCGGGTTGATCACCCAGCACCCCGAGGGGCTGTTTGTTCTGGACGCCAAACCTTCCGCCCCGCTGCGCAAGCTCATAATGCAGGATGCGGCCCCTACCATTTACCATCACAACCGCGTTGACTTTAACAATAAAAACAGGATCGCCTTTTTTCGCAAGCTCAGCCAGTGGCCGCTGTATCTCTCCATAGGCGTGTACGAGCAGGACATACTGGGCAAGTGGCGACAAAACCTGTTTTCAATAGGCATTTTGGGGTTGGTATGCCTTGTTATCTCTCTCTGGAGCGGTCTGGCCTACACCCGGCACGTCAACGCCATAGAAAAAAACGAAAAACGTTACAAAGGGCTTTTTGACAACATGCAGGCAGGTCTGGCCCTGTTTGAGCCGGTTTTTTCGCCTTCGGGCGCAATCAGCGACTTCAAGTATGTTGAAATCAACAATGCCTATTGCAAAATTTTTAAGGTGACGCCCGAAGACGTTTTGGAAAAAACACTTCTGTTCCGCATTGCCAACAAAACATCCAAGGCCGGGCTGTGGGTGAACCCTCTCATAGCGACCGTTGAAACCGGTGAACCGCGACATTTTGACTTTTTTCTTGAAGGCAACAACCTTTGGATAGACATCGTGGCCTACCGCCCGGAAGCGGGAAAGGTGGCTATTTTGTGCACAGACGTGAGCGAAAGCCGGTTTGCGCAGGAGAGAGCCAGCCGGGTTTCGCAAATGTACGCAGCACTCAGCCGGTGCAACCAGGCCATTGTGCGCTGCAAGGCGCGCGAAGCGCTGTTTTCTGAAATATGCCGTGCAGCAGTTGAGGCTGGCGGCTTGAAGGGCGCGTGGATAGGGCTTGTTGAAAAATCAACCGGCAACGTGCGCCCGGTGGCCTCTTTCGGCCTTGATGCCGTCGATCTGCAACGACTGCGGGTGTCCATGCACGAGTCAGATCCCTTTGGGGCTGGCCCAACAGGCTGCGCCATACGCGATAACGAGGCCATCTGGTCTGACAATTCCACTGCAGATCCGCGTCTTGTCCCCTGGTGGCAGCTGATCCAGAAGACCGGCTTTCTTTCTGTCGGGGCGCTGCCCTTGCGGCAGCGTGGAGAAGTGCTGGGCAACATGACGCTCTACTCGACAGAGGTGGGCGCTTTTGACCCAGAGGCGCGCGAGCTGCTGGCCGAAATGGCCACCAACGTAAGCTTTGCGCTTGATAATTTTGCCTGGGAGGAAGAGCGCCAGCGCAACGAAGCCATAATCAACGAGCTGGCTTTCTATGACCAGCTGACCGGTCTAGCCAATCGCCCCCTGCTGGCGGACCGCATACGGCTGGCTGTTGCGGCAGGCCTGCAAAATCACCAGTACAGCGCGCTGCTGTTCATCGACCTCGACAGCTTCAAGACCATCAATGATACGCTTGGGCACGATCATGGCGACAGCCTGCTCAAGCAGGTGGGCAAACGCCTGCTTACGCTTGTGCAGCCAGAGGATACCGTGGCCCGGTTTGGCGGCGACGAATTTGTGCTGTTGCTGCAGGCGATTTCGAGCCGGCGCGACAAGGCGGTAGAAAGGGCGGGGCTTGCCAGCCGCAAGATACTGAGCGCGGTGAGAGACCCCATCATTATTGAGGGCATAACCTGCAACTGTACGGCCAGTATAGGCGTCACCCTGTTTGGCGTAGACGCCATCACGCCCGACGAGCTGCTCAAGCAGGCCGACCTTGCCATGTATCAGGCCAAGGATGCCGGCAGAAACACCGTGCGTTTTTTTGATCCGCACGTGCAACGGGTTGTTTTGGAGCGCATAGCTCTGGAACGGGAGCTTGAGGACGCCATAGGGCTTGAGCAGTTTGTGCTCCATTATCAGCCGCAGATTAATGCCGACAATCGGGTTATAGGCGCGGAGGCGCTGATACGTTGGCAACACCCTGTGCGGGGGCTGATGAGCCCCGCCGAGTTTATCCCCCTGGCGGAAGAAAACGGCATGATCGTGCGCATAGGCAACTGGGTGCTGCGCCAGGCCTGCGCCCAGCTTGCCATATGGGCTGATCTGCCGGAATTTGCCGGGCTTTCTGTGGCGGTCAACGTGAGCGTCAGGCAGTTCCGTGAAAGCGGCTTTGTCAGGGATGTGACTGCGGCGGTGCGGCAGTCGGGCATTGACCCAAGCCTGCTGAAACTGGAAATTACCGAAAGTCAGCTGGCGCTCAACATGCAGGAAATAATCTCCACCATGGTCGAGCTGGGCAATCTGGGCATACGGTTTTCACTGGACGACTTCGGCAAAGGGTATTCGTCCATGACCTATCTCAAGATGCTGCCGCTGGAGCAGCTCAAGATTGATGGCTCGTTTATCCGCGATCTGCTCACCGATTCCAACGACGCCGCCATCGCCGCAACCATTATTGCCCTTTCGCAAAGTCTTGGTTTTAGCGCGGTGGCAGAGTGCGTTGAAAACTCAGCGCAGCAAAACGCGTTGTTGCGCATGGGCTGCACGCTGTTTCAGGGGTATCTGTTCAGCAAGCCGCTTGCCGTGCAGGATTTTGAGCGGTATGTGGATGCGGCGGCAAAGGCCGCCAGCACGCTGCAGCAGGCATAA